AGGTGAAAGTTTAAAGAAAGAGACTCGAGAGTTCTTATAGAGTTAGTAGTCTGTCACATACGCGTTACATACGAGTTGTTTTAGTGGGATTTGATGACATATTTATCGACATTTGAAGTGTTGTTGCCTGGCAATTTTAGGTAAGTTTGGCAATGAAACTCAGCCATAGCTAGCAATTGAAAACACAAGTCCAAAGTATAATATTATAATCTGTTTTATTTACAGTTCAGTTTATTCACATACAAAGCACATTTCATCGTACACATAAGAAAAAACTGCACAATACGACTTGACATAGTAAATAAGATGTAAACATAAAATTTAAAtgtacaatacaaataaaatactTCATTGCTCACAAAGAAGATTTCACAACAAAGCAATGAATTTGATTTAGTAATAATTTACAGCATTTACATCATTCCTGTGACACACATTAACCAGTGTGATCTGGTTCTATATACTATATTCAATCATATGTTATGCCATTTAAATGGCTCAAATCCACACTACCAACTGGCAGCAACACATTATAAACATGTCGCTTAAATATTGTTTCATGCAACCTTGTGTTTTACATGTATCAGTAAACAAGTTCCTAAAGGTCAGAAACATTAAAATTGCTACAGGTTGGTCTAATACAGTCTGTTATACAAGTCATTTGATGCTTTCTTGTCCTCTTATCTTCCAGAGATGAGTATCGAGTTTGCTCTCAAACTTCCTGACGCCTGAGAAGGCATCGGCTGCACATCTTTGGATAGGATTTCATCACTGTCCTCCAATTGGAGCAGCTCAGGCTTTCTCCACCGCTGCTCAGTGCAAAGCTGTCTTTCCTTTCTCAACTAGCATGAAGCCATCTTACAGGCCACTGCTGAGATAAGAGCTGCTCCACGACCGCTCCCCTCATCTGACTGGATGAAGGTAATCTCGCAGTGAGGAGTGAGATCCCTGACGGCACTGTGGAACCTCTCATGGAAACTGACATGAAGAAACAACCAGTCAGCATTGGTCAAATCTGTCCCTCTTGTTCTCATGGTTTTAACATCCTATATTGGTATTTAGTTatctgtttattttctttacttccAAAATGATATTTTCAGGGTTTAAAATCAGACAAACATGAGGAACAAATAACAGGAGCAAGAAActgagatttttttgttttgttttcctatcATGCAGGATAAGTCTTTAAATCAGTGCTTTGTTTATCACGGGAacaatttttacttttaaatgGTCAGTTTGCCCctggaaataaaacatttgGTATAAGATAAGAGTTTTCCTTTTGAAACAGTAAACCCATTCACACAGTCACTATTATTATCTTTAAGTGCTACATGAATAGATCTTAAATGCTAAGACAAGCCTAAAACACAGAGCATTTCTCACCTGGGGTGCAGCTTGTATACAGATCCGTCCACTCCAACTGTGATCTTCATGACTTCCTCGCTGCGTCGCTCCCGCATCAGATTGATCACACCGGCGAGCCCTGCGCCACACATATGAGCAGAGCGAGTGGATACACTCTCACAGACCAAACGCACAATGTCACAGTCCATTTCAGAGGGAAGAACACCCAGGGAGGACAGGATATTGTAGATTTGTTTTCTGTCACCAGAGTCACTGAAATAAAGCCACAGGATAAAATTTTACAGAGCAGTTCAAGGAGCTTATCATATTGTGTGTTGAATACTGCATGAATAGCTaaaatcttatctttattattgtcTGAATTTCATGGGCAATAAATTTCATCCCATGTTGCCGGATAACCAGATCTAATATAAAATACTCTAATGCTCACCTCTCCACCTGGGAAACAAAGCGGGTTTCAAAGCTGCCACGAGTCTTCAGCATCTCTGAGGCTTCACCGTTGAACAGCAGGTCCTCGTTCACCAGCTTCATCAAAACAAGCCTCACCAGCTCACCCATATATTTGCCGCTGATCAGCTTCTCATATCTACAAGAGGTAGAAACAAAAACGGAGGGGTGGATTtaataaaaagagaaatgttgatAGGAAGGGGGATGTTTGGATCATGGGAGAAACCAGGGGGATATGTGTGTTAAAAAGTAATTTAGCAAATAACTCGTCATCTACAAGAACCAGGAAAGAAAGAGAGCGGATGAGGAAGGCGACGTCAAGGCTAAAGTGGCCGGCTGAGGCTGGGCTCAGCAGTTCAGAGGTCTGAATGGACTGCCAGTACAAAAGGTAAACAGCCATTAGGCTTAGAGCCACTCTGGTAAGCAGCAGAGAGGGATCATTAATCTGACATCCCCACCTGCTGACTGACCACTGACGTATGAGGGCTCTGTCCATTAACTGACACCCTTAGGAAAACAGCTGGTATCCTGGCAACTTTACAGTTAATAGTCAGGTGAGTACTGCCAGGGATGGATGATTAATtcataaaaacatcaaaacagagTGTGTGGATGTTTAAAATTACAATCTGAAGTTCACTCTCCATGCCAACCACAAAGGACTCGCTTTGAATGAAGCTGGAAGATTTCAAAACCGTATGAAAATGAACGTGTTTGTGTGAAAGTGGTGAATATTATCTTTTTACTCACAGCTGCTGTCCAGGGTTAATCGAGGACTCGTCCACCACTCTGTCGTACTCCAGTCTGTAGTCCTCCAGTTCCCCATTGTCTCCGAACGCCCCCCACTCTGTGTTCACACACATCCGACCTTCCTCTCCTTCTACCAGCTCCACAGTCCTCATCTCCTCCATGTAACATGCATTACAACCAGTACCTGATTTAAAGGAAGGTCCCTGTAAGTGTTATGGGTCACCAGTACATAAGAGCATGCACACTTGCAAGTGTTTATGGCTTCTTACCAACAATCATTCCAACTTCACAGCTACGATCCTCATAATAGCAGGAAATCATGGTTGCTACTGTGTCATTCACCATGGCTACCACATCCATCTCAAAGTCCTGCGAAACAAAGCAATATTAGAACTATATATTCACCAGCTGTCCACAAAGGATTttgcactttgtattaagagaaacaaaatccCAAAAAAACTTACCCCTCGTCTCTTGATTGCATCTCTGAGCAACCCAACAATATTGTTCCCCTCTGCCCCAGAAGCCTTGAAGCCTTTGGTCCAGTTTAGCAGGATTccctgaaaacatttaaaagtaaCACAACTCTTAGTTGTATAGGCGTAGAAAGAACTTTTATAAACCTGGCAgttaaagtagaaaa
This Odontesthes bonariensis isolate fOdoBon6 chromosome 6, fOdoBon6.hap1, whole genome shotgun sequence DNA region includes the following protein-coding sequences:
- the gck gene encoding hexokinase-4 isoform X2; this encodes MKRMQREMDRGLRLETHEEASVKMLPTYVCSTPEGSEVGDFLALDLGGTNFRVMLVKVGEDEERGFKVETKNQMYSIPEDAMTGTAQMLFDYIAECMSDFLDKHHIKHKKLPLGFTFSFPVRHEDLDKGILLNWTKGFKASGAEGNNIVGLLRDAIKRRGDFEMDVVAMVNDTVATMISCYYEDRSCEVGMIVGTGCNACYMEEMRTVELVEGEEGRMCVNTEWGAFGDNGELEDYRLEYDRVVDESSINPGQQLYEKLISGKYMGELVRLVLMKLVNEDLLFNGEASEMLKTRGSFETRFVSQVESDSGDRKQIYNILSSLGVLPSEMDCDIVRLVCESVSTRSAHMCGAGLAGVINLMRERRSEEVMKITVGVDGSVYKLHPSFHERFHSAVRDLTPHCEITFIQSDEGSGRGAALISAVACKMASC
- the gck gene encoding hexokinase-4 isoform X1 yields the protein MPCISPHPNQMVKMPLSFNEMVERIFMVEQILSEFRLNKEELKEVMKRMQREMDRGLRLETHEEASVKMLPTYVCSTPEGSEVGDFLALDLGGTNFRVMLVKVGEDEERGFKVETKNQMYSIPEDAMTGTAQMLFDYIAECMSDFLDKHHIKHKKLPLGFTFSFPVRHEDLDKGILLNWTKGFKASGAEGNNIVGLLRDAIKRRGDFEMDVVAMVNDTVATMISCYYEDRSCEVGMIVGTGCNACYMEEMRTVELVEGEEGRMCVNTEWGAFGDNGELEDYRLEYDRVVDESSINPGQQLYEKLISGKYMGELVRLVLMKLVNEDLLFNGEASEMLKTRGSFETRFVSQVESDSGDRKQIYNILSSLGVLPSEMDCDIVRLVCESVSTRSAHMCGAGLAGVINLMRERRSEEVMKITVGVDGSVYKLHPSFHERFHSAVRDLTPHCEITFIQSDEGSGRGAALISAVACKMASC
- the gck gene encoding hexokinase-4 isoform X3, encoding MPCISPHPNQMVKMPLSFNEMVERIFMVEQILSEFRLNKEELKEVMKRMQREMDRGLRLETHEEASVKMLPTYVCSTPEGSEVGDFLALDLGGTNFRVMLVKVGEDEERGFKVETKNQMYSIPEDAMTGTAQMLFDYIAECMSDFLDKHHIKHKKLPLGFTFSFPVRHEDLDKGILLNWTKGFKASGAEGNNIVGLLRDAIKRRGDFEMDVVAMVNDTVATMISCYYEDRSCEVGMIVGTGCNACYMEEMRTVELVEGEEGRMCVNTEWGAFGDNGELEDYRLEYDRVVDESSINPGQQLYEKLISGKYMGELVRLVLMKLVNEDLLFNGEASEMLKTRGSFETRFVSQVERARRCDQSDAGATQRGSHEDHSWSGRICIQAAPQFP